The Oleiphilus messinensis DNA segment GCATGCGTGCGGCAAAATTGGCAGCCGGTGCGGCAGTGCAGGCTGTCGATGTGGTTATGTCCGGGCAGTACGACACCGCTTTCTGTGCCACACGGCCACCGGGACATCATGCAGAACGAAACAAAACCATGGGTTTTTGCTTCTACAACAACGTTGCCATTGCCGCACGCCATGCCATGGATCTACACGGCCTGGAACGGGTGGCCATTATTGACTTCGATGTGCATCAAGGTAACGGGACGATTGATATATTCCAGAATGACCCGCGGGTAATGGTCTGTTCCAGCTTTCAACACCCCCATTATCCGAACAGTCACTACACCCTGCTCCCGGATAATATTGTCAACACACCGATGGACGCTTATTCAAAAGGCATTGTCTTCCGCAATAAAACGGAAAAAGACTGGCTCAACCGGTTACAAAACCACAAACCCCAGTTAATTCTGATCTCTGCGGGTTTTGATGCCCATAAAGATGACCCGATGGCCGATATCGAGTTACAGGAATCAGACTATCGCTGGGTCACTGAAATGATTATGGACGTGGCAAAATATTACGCCGATAACCGGGTCGTTTCCGTGCTTGAAGGCGGCTACAATTTACAGGCATTAGCTGCCAGTGTGGAAAGCCACCTTGAAGTTTTGTCGGGCTGTTAGTGTATCGTCCTATATAAAACGGCACGCAAATGCCCTTCTGACGCCTTAAGGATTTTTGTGTTTAACGATGTAAACCATGGTGTCCCGCTTGTACTCATCCTGCATTTCTTCAAAACCGTGGAAAGAGTTATTGGTTTTCAAAAACCCAAATAGCGAGTTTGGCTTGTAGGGGGCTGTAAAGAATTTATCGAATCCTTCATATCTATGGTGCCTGGAACCCGAACACCTGAACGCAGCATCTTTCGGCGCATAAACAGAAGTGCCCAAATGCACATGGTCTGTATCTTCCGGGAGATACAGCATCATGGTCAGTAATCGTGCCGGGCTATCAGTGTGCGGACCGATTGAGTAGCCTTTTAAATCCCGCATAAACATGGCTTCAGCAAACACGTTAAGATCCGTTACCCCGGAATTCAGAATAATCTGCTCGAAACGCCGAATAATCGAAACCATTAACGTTTCCGAACAAAACCATTTTCTGAACTCATCCCAGAATACCCTTTTTTCATCAGACTTTAACCGCTCCAGCCCAGACTCCAAATGCATCACGAAGCGATTATCGTATGTACTTCCGCGAGTTCGTCCTGTTTCATTAATCGATATCAATTCATCACCGACAGGTTTCATTGCCATCATTTGCCGGTAATAATCATCGGGAAAAATATTCTCAACATAAAAATGCGGATAAGGCTCAAACCGAATATCCATGTTTGCAACAACAGACTGCATGTGCTCAAGGGGTGAAACAGCGGGTTGCTTACCGTGTTGATGATTGGGGCCAATCACAATGATATTGGCATCTGACGCGGTATTTGTAGAAGCTGCACCAGACGAAGTGTGCTTTGCCTGACGCGTTGAATTAACGTTATTCAATTGAGCGGATTGCGCTTCTGTATCATTGAATACTTCAAAACTGATACCGGATTCAAGCCGGTAAAAAATGAAGTTACCCACCCCCTTGAACGTCCCTTCCTGACGGATCGCGACTCCCACTTGTCTTTGGTCAAATACAAAGCCGAGCTCCGCTAATTGATTAATCAGAGATTGGTGCTCGGGCAAATTGGTATTCAGCTCAACCAAAATCGACTTAAGCTTCGGGTTTGATATCGCATCGAGTGCGCCCTGCAAAACGCAATGTTCCAAACCATCTACATCAATCTTGA contains these protein-coding regions:
- a CDS encoding histone deacetylase family protein; its protein translation is MKTALFSHDDCELHDMGCGHPESPARLTAIKNKLQDTRLMQQLDYIRAEEVQRAHVEKVHPGTYIDQLDLMVPEKGRIMADPDTAMMKHSMRAAKLAAGAAVQAVDVVMSGQYDTAFCATRPPGHHAERNKTMGFCFYNNVAIAARHAMDLHGLERVAIIDFDVHQGNGTIDIFQNDPRVMVCSSFQHPHYPNSHYTLLPDNIVNTPMDAYSKGIVFRNKTEKDWLNRLQNHKPQLILISAGFDAHKDDPMADIELQESDYRWVTEMIMDVAKYYADNRVVSVLEGGYNLQALAASVESHLEVLSGC
- a CDS encoding FkbM family methyltransferase encodes the protein MSNNQIAVCKVPFRDTELIYEASNDMVKWRAESLYTKEPDTVVWISQFKENDVLVDIGANVGMYTVLAAKGMGARVYAFEPESQNYALLNRNIVYNQIQDKCVAFCMALTDESKVDRLYLSTFGLGGSCHTFGQDIDFNLQQRSTHLAQGCVSFQLDELVAKGVIPQPDHIKIDVDGLEHCVLQGALDAISNPKLKSILVELNTNLPEHQSLINQLAELGFVFDQRQVGVAIRQEGTFKGVGNFIFYRLESGISFEVFNDTEAQSAQLNNVNSTRQAKHTSSGAASTNTASDANIIVIGPNHQHGKQPAVSPLEHMQSVVANMDIRFEPYPHFYVENIFPDDYYRQMMAMKPVGDELISINETGRTRGSTYDNRFVMHLESGLERLKSDEKRVFWDEFRKWFCSETLMVSIIRRFEQIILNSGVTDLNVFAEAMFMRDLKGYSIGPHTDSPARLLTMMLYLPEDTDHVHLGTSVYAPKDAAFRCSGSRHHRYEGFDKFFTAPYKPNSLFGFLKTNNSFHGFEEMQDEYKRDTMVYIVKHKNP